The window TTAGATTCCCAATCGACGATGGAATCTCCCCTGAAAATCTGTTGGTATGGAGATAAAGCTGTTGTAGAGAAAAGAGTTCCCCAATTGATTCTGGAATAGAACCCGTCATCTGGTTTCTATGCAAGGCGATTGTCCTTAAGTTCACAAGGTTTCCAATTGAGGATGGTAAACTCCCAGAGATTTGGTTTCGAGCCAACAAGAATTGAGTGATTTTCCTAGAGAAATTACCAATGGATTTAGGCAATGACCCTCCTAGATTATTATTGAAGATATCTAGCCCTTGCAGATTGGAGCAATTGGCTAATGAATCAATGAAACTAGCAAACTCATCATATTCTCCAATCTTTCTAGTGTAAAGTTGATTTGCAGGAATATAGAGAACACTCAGCTGTTGAAGTTTTCCAAAGCTCAATGGTAAAGGACCCGTGAACTCGTTAAAAGATAAGCTGAGTACTGAAAGAAAGGAAGCATTTCCAAGTGAGGATGGAATAGGGCCGTTGAATCGATTCATTCCAACTGAAAACCACTCTATATTAGGCATGATTTGGCCTAGATCTTTAGGTAGACTCCCGTGTAAAGAATTATTCACCACGGAGAAAAAGTGTAACTTTGAGGAGGCATTGTATAAACTAGAAGGGATTTCTCCAGAGAAATTATTGTGACCCAATTGAAGCAACCCTAAATTTGAAAGTTTCCCGAGCTCTGAAGGAATGTTTCCATGTAAACAGTTCCGGTCCAGAGTCAGATTCTGAAGTTTCGAAAGGTTTCCTAAAGAAACCGGCATTTCTCCAACCAATTGATTGGAACTTAAGACCAAACTCCATAGATTAGACAAAGATCCTAGGTTCGAAGGGATCTGTCCGGTGAGATTGTTTCCCGACAAATCAATGTCGTTCATCTCGACGCAACGAGATAGATTCATTGGGATTTGGCCGTCAAAAGAATTATTCGAAAGGACAAGAGATCTCAGTCGAAACAACTTGCCAATCTCTTGAGGAATAGTCCCCTGAAAGCTGTTGTTCCTAAGATCAATCACCCTTAGAAAGGAAAGGTTTCCTATATGAGGAGAAAGTGAACCCGACAATTCTAAAGACAACAACCTTAATGCTGTCACCCGACGATGGCGTTGTCCACAGGTAACACCAAACCAATTGCAGAAATGGACAGACCGGTTCCATGAACCAAAGACGTTTTGAGGATCTTGTGGAATGAGGTCCTTTATCGCCAATAGGACTTGGCCATCACTCGCGTTTGCGAATCGAATGTCGGCTGCAGCAGCAGCTCCTATGGCTCCTCCGAAGCCGGCATCAAATATGTATGGAATGGAAGTTGagaggaagaagatgagaatGCAAAAGTTGGCAGACATAATTGGCAAAGCTTTCTAATGGATATAGATGTTTTCAAATGATGCTTTATTTATAACAGAAATAAGTGTTACCTTGGATTAGCTTCTTCTATGTACATTTAATTAGCTGTTTATTCAGGTACATTTcgttctttttttatatatttataataatatttaataattaatattatatattttttaaatattaatcattttaactttttaatatttttttataaatcatcaaTGATATATAActcatttaatgttttttttatgtaaaatgatttgaatattttattaattaaataataataaattacttaaatttaaaaataaattagtttctataaatttttattaatatatcattttaaatttaaatttaaatattaaataagtaaaaatgaaataagaaaaaaaaagtctaaCAAACATATACCTAGTGGatataaaattgatatagaTTTTGGAACTTGTTTGATCCGGGTTCTTTTAAAttggattttataaaaaaaaagattatttagatttttatttgacttaattaattaataattatataaaaaaatagaaagagaaataaaaaagaaagtaaataataaaaaaataagagaaaataatgaataaaaaatatttagattataaaCTTATAGTATAGAATAAATGTAATGAgaaaattgtgttttaaatgtaagatatatgtttaattataatatattttttatacactTATAAACTAACTGAATCAAATAAAGCCTAAAACTTATTTTTCCTCTCAAgctaaataacttttttatatataatattatagtaaataaaaataataattaatgttttcataaaaaaaaatgtaattatataattatttaaaaattaatttaaaagttgaaaaataaaaataagcatTAATGATGGTAGACGAAGACTTAAAGTCAGTCTTTGCACATCTATCGCTCTCGTCCTTGAATGAAGAATACCAAAAGTGAGAGACACTAACCACCATAATGTACAAACATTCATTTAAGTTAACgctttaaaatttatttatttattttcttcaaatgaaCAAAGGcgttataagtttttattttaagttttccaaaaatcaattttcaaatcaatcacTTTTCATCATTCTCTcgtttcattaaccaaaatattaaaataccatttattttaaattattattttatattttatttatatatatcaatacctttaaatctttttaaaaaaaataatcattactttctcaaaattatcgCCTATCAattatcattcaatttttttctcttttaattttttaaaaaacccataaACGAACAAAGCCAAAGAATATAACTCGAATTTACCCGCTTGCTTGTTAGTACTTACTAGATATGAAACTGTTCCTGACACTAATAAGATCCCTAATTGAAAGAAAAGGACACACCACAAATGTCTATTCTAAATGGAAATTTGAAGTATGGGAAGAAAGGGTCATCCAAAGACTTAGGTCTTGTTCGGATGgggatttttgaaaaaacttagaaatagaaaaaaataatgattgatgatgattttgaggagttgatattatttttggtaaaaagacttaaaggtattgatatatatatgaataaaataaaaaataataatttaaaataaaagatattttagtaaataaaattagtgatatgattattgattggaaaattgattttgaagaggtttttaaaaaacccaaagagaaccAAGCCTTAAAGACTTTGAGCTGTAGTGTGTGTCAATTCTGCAAATAGTAACTTCAAAATAGAGATAGATAGATGTAAGGATAGATAGCAGTGAGTTTCAATTCTGCAAATAGTAACTAAGGAGGAAAAATTACTTCAAAATAGAGATACCCACAAAGAGAGATGAGATGAAATGATGAACTCTCAAGTCTTACTGTTATTAGGGTTTAATTAAGGGATGAAAGCCCATATTAGTAGTAGGTTAGAGACAAATCACAAAGATAGATGACAAGGAATTTCTAGTTCATCAGcatattactatatatattatttatgagaaATCCTCAAACTCttcaagaaaagaaaagcaAAAGCAAATGTAAATAGTGGtttatgaaagaaaatatttctgTTAAAATCCCacatcaatttttaaatattaaaccaaGAGCTTGtcttttttctataattttccATACAATCTTTCatacaagaagaaaaagaagaagagaataagaCACCATGCAGCAGCAGCAGAGAATAATAATATGATACTTTGGTGGTGGTTTGTTCACAGCAGCCAGCCAGCCGACCAACTACAAGTACTTGACCATGCCGCGTCCTTCCACACTCAGCTTTGTAGCCTGAAGCTGCTTCTTCTTTGGTGCTTTCAACTGTTGCAGCTTCTTTTGCATCTGTCCAAGTGAAAAAACAACTTgttacttataaataatatttaaccaTGTCCAAGGCATTTCAACATGCTTATAAAGTGGATATCCTTGGGGAGTGTAAGATTAAACTAATAATCATGCCCACAAACCTTGATTCGACGCTGATCGTGTACAACTTGCTTAGCGCGAGCCCTTATTGCATCCGGATCAATTTTAGATTGAGGACGAACAATAAAGTCCATGGACATCGCCTCAGGCCTTGTAGTAAGTCGAGAGGATGACTGCCCTACATCTTTACCTCTGCAGTTCAACCAACAGAGCAATGTCATTGCACCGCTCAGCTGCACCAATGAAAATAAAGAGAGCAGCAAATGTAATATAAATAAGCCACATACTGTACTTCAGCTAAGTCAAGGTCGTCATCTCGAGATTGCATTCCTGAACCCTTACGCATTGGCCTGTCAAAACACATTTCCAATGTACAGCAAAAGTGATGAGGACTCAATTAAAGGAAAGACAACAATTTAACAGTAACTCATACTTTTTCGCTGATGGCCTCCGCATAGGAGGTCTCTCATCCTCATAACCCCTCATGTCTTCAAATCTCGTGCTCTTATTGAATATAGGTCGACTCTGCATTTACATTATCAAAAACACTTGATAAGGATTAACCCGTGGGCTTGTTTAGTAATTTGAACAATTcaataaagaatatattattagatAGTAGTTTGATGCAGATCACAGGAGGAATTACCCATTTGTCAACTAGTTCCTTAGCAAGTCTTTTGTTCGATGTGGTCTCTTCATCTGACTTTGAAAAAAACATAATGACCTgcagaaagaaaaaaatcaacaaaaagCTCTGCATCCAAACCCATAAATAAAGGTATAGTTATTATTCTCGCAGGATGAAACCGGACTGACCTTTCCaagaccactcttcttcagttGCTCTCTTCTGTCAAATTGCTCTAAATCAATTGGAAACTGCCAAAGGAGACAATACATAATAAGTACATTCACAGCTCAGATATAAAATGCATACAGCATTATTCTTTGGAACAAAGACAGAAGTTCATACATCATGTAAGAGCTTCAATACAGCCTCTCGAATGTTTATATTTGGAAGGCTCCCATCTGGAAGAGGTTCGAGCCAAGTCTTTAGCAGGGTTAAAACTCCATGATCCAAAAACTCAGCTTGAAGTTGTTTCCTGATTCAATTTACATAATGATATATGAGGCGACATGTGAAACAAAGCTTAGGAACacataaacaaaaacatatatgGGTCCATCCATGACTCTTACTTAGAGAGCACTTCTTGAAGAAGCGGCAGCTTCCTGAGTTTGTTTATAGCTGGCTTGGATTGCCTATTAAGTTCCACATCTTCCTCAGCCACAACTTCTAGTTCGGCCATCACATTTTCAACAAGCATTGATATTTCTGCAGCACTTTTctcatgtttcttttttttctttcccaCCTTGAAAAGCTGTGCGATTTCATCGTCCTCCTCACCTTCTTCAGCctgaaaatatcaaatttcttTGTAATCATTGAAAATAATCCACACTTCTTCTTCAAGGAAGTTGAGAGAGTTCCTCACCTGAGGGTATCTACTAGGAGAATGGCGTTCATTATCACTTCCATATCGATCTGCAGGATCAAGGCCAGCATCATCAATGAAGTTATCGTCATCAAGCGTCCTTTTACCATCATGATCATCCTAAGACAAATATGGGTGATAGGTCATATAGGAGTTCAACCAAGACAACCCTTTTCAATCTAATCATACAAAAAAAGCTCGACAGTATTCAACAAGGAATAAAATTATGTCAGCCTTATTGACACTTATCTTAAACAGTCCGCATTCGATATGGTAACAAAAAGAACGTATCCGAACCCTAGTTACTTGTTTCTAAACTCGTGAATATGATCCTAGTATCTAAGGAAATTGAAGTTATATGTCTAATTGAAAGATAGATTACATAAACGAAACCTTAATACTGTTGACTTATTTACCAGAGAAACTAAGGTATCAGAAATCATAGGAAGATTCATCTAACAGTAGGCAATCATGCAACAAGGGCAGAAACCCTAGAATAAACCATTGAAAGTACCTCAGAATCACCGCCGGCTATTGTTTGCCACATCTCATTGACCTCCTGATCTCCATCATGTTCCCTCTGACGCCCACCAGCCTTCCTCACCTTGAATTTCGTCCCACCCTTATCGCTCCCATGTCTCTCTCTTTTGTCAAATTTTTCCTTCTTATCTCTCTTCCTACTGCCTTCGCCGCCATAATCATTCTCCGACTTCTTTCTCTTCGCACCGCCCGATGACAACCGGGCATCGTAATCAGATTCATCCCTCACAAAATCCCCCATATCTTCGTAAT is drawn from Impatiens glandulifera chromosome 3, dImpGla2.1, whole genome shotgun sequence and contains these coding sequences:
- the LOC124931389 gene encoding protein IWS1 homolog 1, translating into MDDRYRDEDGEPLMDFDDEGVQSDQEQRVDHFNYREDTGLEGDVDLRRQDRSPTPVFDQSDSKSKPRKRLVKKDAARETSPDHGIANDYEDMGDFVRDESDYDARLSSGGAKRKKSENDYGGEGSRKRDKKEKFDKRERHGSDKGGTKFKVRKAGGRQREHDGDQEVNEMWQTIAGGDSEDDHDGKRTLDDDNFIDDAGLDPADRYGSDNERHSPSRYPQAEEGEEDDEIAQLFKVGKKKKKHEKSAAEISMLVENVMAELEVVAEEDVELNRQSKPAINKLRKLPLLQEVLSKKQLQAEFLDHGVLTLLKTWLEPLPDGSLPNINIREAVLKLLHDFPIDLEQFDRREQLKKSGLGKVIMFFSKSDEETTSNKRLAKELVDKWSRPIFNKSTRFEDMRGYEDERPPMRRPSAKKPMRKGSGMQSRDDDLDLAEVQGKDVGQSSSRLTTRPEAMSMDFIVRPQSKIDPDAIRARAKQVVHDQRRIKMQKKLQQLKAPKKKQLQATKLSVEGRGMVKYL